One region of Termitidicoccus mucosus genomic DNA includes:
- a CDS encoding sialidase family protein, whose amino-acid sequence MRFPRLVCFLFPLAATLAHGASTESPAAQPGIVLSEPIFTGIPYPQSKPGKPGGPVQAQSHSSTIVETKSGLVAAWFGGTKEGNPDVGIWLSRQAGGKWTPPVEVANGAETEDPRVNCLNPVLFQVPDGPLLLFYRTGKWWPYVKRSTDDGVTWSKPERLYNGNFGPIKNKPVLLPDGSILSPASTEFSGWPAPGATGWDSRMWRVQFERLVLTGNRAAIKATQWQVIGPVNDGAIDAIQPSILLHPGNRLQALGRTAQGGIFQIWSDDGGRTWGEMTLTGLPNPNSGTDAVTLKDGRHLLVYNHTGQRPEGKNGPRSPLNVAVSADGKNWKGALVLENQPGEFSYPAVIQTADGLVHITYTYRRQHIRHVVVDPAKLVLRDMGDGKWPEQ is encoded by the coding sequence ATGAGATTTCCCCGGTTGGTCTGTTTCCTTTTTCCCCTCGCGGCCACGCTGGCTCACGGCGCATCGACGGAATCGCCGGCGGCGCAGCCCGGCATCGTGTTAAGCGAGCCGATTTTCACCGGCATCCCTTACCCGCAATCCAAGCCCGGGAAGCCCGGCGGCCCCGTCCAAGCCCAGTCTCACTCCTCGACCATCGTCGAAACCAAGTCGGGCCTCGTCGCCGCGTGGTTCGGCGGCACCAAGGAGGGCAACCCCGACGTGGGCATCTGGTTGTCGCGACAGGCCGGCGGCAAATGGACGCCGCCGGTCGAGGTGGCCAATGGCGCGGAAACCGAGGACCCCCGCGTGAACTGCCTCAACCCCGTCCTGTTTCAGGTGCCGGACGGGCCGCTGCTGCTTTTTTACCGGACGGGGAAATGGTGGCCTTACGTGAAGCGTTCGACGGACGACGGCGTGACGTGGTCGAAGCCGGAGCGGTTATACAACGGCAATTTTGGCCCCATCAAAAACAAGCCCGTCCTGCTTCCCGACGGCTCCATTCTCAGCCCGGCCAGCACCGAGTTTTCCGGCTGGCCCGCGCCCGGCGCCACCGGCTGGGACAGTCGCATGTGGCGCGTCCAGTTCGAGCGCCTGGTCCTCACCGGCAACCGTGCGGCCATCAAGGCCACCCAGTGGCAGGTCATCGGCCCGGTCAACGACGGCGCGATCGACGCCATCCAGCCGAGCATCCTCCTTCACCCCGGCAACCGCCTCCAGGCGCTCGGCCGCACCGCGCAGGGCGGGATTTTCCAAATCTGGTCCGACGACGGAGGCCGCACTTGGGGCGAAATGACCCTGACCGGTTTGCCCAACCCCAATTCCGGCACCGACGCCGTCACCTTGAAGGACGGACGCCACCTGCTCGTCTATAACCACACCGGCCAGCGGCCCGAGGGCAAAAACGGCCCCCGCTCCCCGCTCAACGTCGCCGTCTCCGCCGACGGCAAAAACTGGAAGGGCGCGCTGGTGCTGGAGAACCAGCCCGGCGAGTTTTCCTACCCGGCGGTCATCCAGACCGCCGACGGCCTCGTCCACATCACCTACACCTACCGCCGCCAGCACATCCGGCACGTGGTCGTGGACCCGGCGAAACTGGTCTTGCGGGACATGGGCGACGGCAAATGGCCGGAGCAATAG